A single Streptomyces sp. 2114.4 DNA region contains:
- a CDS encoding lactate 2-monooxygenase: protein MAKHWADFQYEIYLHGMTGAVPRLPTDLTRLEELAERRLDPGPVGYVAGSAGTGSTTEANRAALHRHRIVPRMLREVDARDLSVEVCGRALPAPLALAPVGVLSIMHPDAEPGAARAAAAQGVPYILSSASSTPMEEVAEAMGDGERWFQLYWAKDREVTRSFLQRAKAAGYTALFVTLDTPLLAWRPRDLDQAYLPFLHGVGTANYFTDPAFRAGLAKPVHEDPNAAVMHFLGMFADPAKTWPDLAFLRENWDGPIVLKGILHPQDALRAAEAGMDGVVVSNHGGRQVAGSVAAADALPRVVEAAADRLTVLFDSGIRTGDDIFKALALGAKSVLVGRPYAYGLGLDGQAGVEHVIRCLLAELDLTLALSGHSRPNTLTADDLIKESV, encoded by the coding sequence ATGGCGAAGCACTGGGCGGACTTCCAGTACGAGATCTATCTCCATGGCATGACCGGCGCCGTACCGCGGCTGCCGACCGATCTGACGCGACTGGAGGAGCTTGCCGAGCGGCGTCTGGACCCCGGCCCGGTCGGCTATGTGGCCGGCAGCGCGGGCACCGGCAGCACCACCGAGGCCAACCGGGCGGCGCTGCACCGCCATCGGATCGTCCCGCGGATGCTGCGCGAGGTGGACGCACGCGATCTGTCCGTGGAGGTGTGCGGCCGGGCGCTGCCCGCGCCGCTCGCGCTGGCGCCGGTGGGCGTGCTGTCGATCATGCATCCCGACGCCGAGCCCGGCGCCGCCCGCGCCGCCGCGGCCCAGGGGGTGCCGTACATCCTGTCCTCCGCCTCCAGCACCCCCATGGAAGAGGTCGCCGAGGCGATGGGCGACGGGGAGCGGTGGTTCCAGCTCTACTGGGCCAAGGACCGCGAGGTCACCAGGAGCTTTCTGCAGCGGGCGAAAGCGGCCGGGTACACCGCCCTGTTCGTCACCCTCGACACCCCGCTCCTCGCCTGGCGGCCGCGCGACCTCGACCAGGCGTACCTGCCGTTCCTGCACGGCGTGGGCACCGCCAACTATTTCACCGATCCCGCGTTCCGTGCGGGGCTCGCCAAACCGGTGCACGAGGACCCGAACGCGGCCGTGATGCACTTTCTGGGGATGTTCGCCGACCCTGCCAAGACCTGGCCGGACCTGGCGTTCCTGCGGGAGAACTGGGACGGCCCCATCGTGCTCAAGGGCATCCTGCACCCCCAGGACGCCCTGCGGGCCGCCGAGGCCGGGATGGACGGTGTGGTCGTCTCCAACCACGGCGGCCGCCAGGTGGCGGGCTCCGTCGCCGCCGCCGATGCGCTGCCCCGCGTGGTGGAGGCGGCGGCCGACCGGCTCACCGTGCTCTTCGACAGCGGCATCCGCACGGGTGACGACATCTTCAAGGCGCTGGCCCTGGGCGCGAAGTCGGTGCTGGTGGGGCGCCCGTACGCCTATGGCCTCGGCCTCGACGGGCAGGCGGGCGTCGAGCACGTCATCCGCTGTCTGCTCGCCGAACTCGACCTGACCCTCGCCCTGTCCGGGCACTCCCGCCCCAACACGCTGACCGCCGACGACCTCATCAAGGAATCCGTATGA
- a CDS encoding CdaR family transcriptional regulator produces the protein MKERERIRQRLIADPGVVAAVVTAVREQVPAYAALDDGRLHEVRAIAAWALDRLLHLWVTDGALTPADLRRFRGIAAARAADGRPMQAVLRAYRVAATVLTDEIAAATPPPAAPDAFALARMALTTLDTLSEEMATAYTATSEDLTADRDRALRLLLDDLISGRHASIGALTDRAARLGRQLPDPYCLLVAEPADADGAGVTQETAAGLLSSFGGHDGGLTPLVTVRGSRAVLLLPAAAGASAPRVLGERGLRGCALSGESLDRIAVAYRLAADALDTAPAHAHHSERVLTDGDAQVLALLGGRPATTPEQISRLILGPLLQPGRRHLMDALTTYLDTGSANAAARKLGLHPQSLRYRLRRIADLTTRDPRDPWQRLTLDIARTIAH, from the coding sequence ATGAAGGAACGGGAGCGCATCCGGCAGCGGCTGATCGCCGACCCCGGGGTGGTCGCCGCGGTCGTCACCGCCGTGCGCGAGCAGGTCCCGGCCTATGCCGCCCTCGATGACGGCCGCCTCCACGAGGTGCGGGCCATCGCCGCCTGGGCGCTGGACCGGCTGCTCCACCTCTGGGTCACCGACGGCGCCCTCACCCCCGCCGACCTCCGCCGGTTCCGCGGGATCGCCGCGGCGCGGGCCGCGGACGGCCGCCCGATGCAGGCGGTTCTGCGGGCCTACCGGGTCGCGGCGACGGTGCTGACGGACGAGATCGCGGCCGCGACGCCCCCGCCGGCCGCACCGGACGCCTTCGCCCTCGCCCGGATGGCGCTGACCACCCTGGACACCCTCTCCGAGGAGATGGCCACCGCCTACACCGCCACCAGCGAAGATCTCACCGCGGACCGCGACCGGGCGCTGCGGCTGCTCCTCGACGACCTGATCTCGGGACGGCACGCCTCCATCGGCGCGCTGACCGACCGGGCCGCCCGGCTGGGCAGGCAACTCCCGGACCCTTACTGCCTGTTGGTGGCCGAGCCGGCCGACGCGGACGGTGCGGGCGTGACGCAGGAGACGGCCGCCGGTCTCCTGTCCTCGTTCGGCGGCCACGACGGCGGCCTCACCCCGCTGGTGACGGTCCGGGGCTCGCGCGCCGTCCTGCTGCTGCCCGCCGCGGCCGGTGCGTCCGCGCCCCGGGTCCTGGGGGAGCGGGGGCTGCGGGGCTGTGCCCTCTCGGGGGAGAGCCTGGACCGGATCGCCGTCGCCTACCGTCTCGCGGCCGACGCGCTGGACACCGCACCCGCACACGCCCACCACTCCGAGCGGGTCCTGACGGACGGCGATGCCCAGGTGCTGGCGCTCCTCGGCGGCCGCCCCGCCACCACTCCCGAGCAGATCAGCCGGCTGATCCTCGGTCCGCTCCTGCAGCCCGGCCGGCGGCACCTCATGGACGCGCTCACCACCTACCTCGATACGGGCTCCGCGAACGCCGCCGCCCGGAAGCTCGGCCTGCACCCGCAGTCGCTGCGCTACCGGCTGCGCCGGATCGCCGACCTCACCACGCGGGACCCGCGGGACCCCTGGCAGCGGCTCACCCTGGACATCGCCCGGACGATCGCGCACTGA
- a CDS encoding MarR family winged helix-turn-helix transcriptional regulator yields MPVADHAFYGVVWAGTVLTERVDRALIKAHDLPVSWFEVMLWLASSPDPVPASVLGNSTMLSRSQVSRVVDALRSRGLVTRTPSAHDARSVEVSLTPEGRRLFEEADATRRSCLAPVFTDLLDQEDLEALSTVWRKLKATKDG; encoded by the coding sequence ATGCCGGTGGCCGACCATGCCTTCTACGGGGTGGTCTGGGCCGGCACCGTCCTGACCGAACGCGTGGACCGCGCCCTGATCAAGGCTCACGACCTCCCGGTCTCCTGGTTCGAGGTGATGCTCTGGCTCGCCTCCAGCCCGGACCCGGTCCCGGCCTCCGTGCTCGGCAACAGCACCATGCTCAGCCGCAGCCAGGTCTCCCGGGTCGTGGACGCCCTCCGGAGCCGCGGCCTGGTCACCCGCACCCCCTCCGCACATGACGCACGCTCCGTCGAGGTGTCCCTCACCCCGGAGGGCCGCAGGCTCTTCGAAGAGGCCGACGCCACCCGCCGCTCCTGCCTGGCCCCGGTGTTCACCGATCTCCTCGACCAGGAAGACCTCGAAGCGCTGAGCACGGTGTGGCGGAAGCTGAAGGCCACCAAGGACGGCTGA
- a CDS encoding SDR family NAD(P)-dependent oxidoreductase: MGLAAAVAAAQAGRRVVATLRDTGRAGALRKAAAEAGVELEVRQLDVTDEASVAAAVDGVIAEHGRLDAVINNAGAGHLGTLENESVAEVRTVMEVNFFGVLHVSKAALPHLRASGGRLITVTSVGGVVGQPFNEAYCAAKFAVEGYMESLAPVAAKAGVTVSVVEPGAVATEFVNNIGVDPAGEVAAAGPYADALQAYLDRAVAQFAGSAQTPAEAAEAVLEALTADRPAFRIQTSDWARGFTGTKLADLDGSAVLGLTGGWVG; encoded by the coding sequence ATCGGCCTGGCTGCCGCCGTCGCCGCGGCGCAGGCGGGCCGGCGGGTCGTCGCCACGCTGCGCGACACCGGCCGGGCCGGCGCCCTGCGCAAGGCGGCCGCGGAAGCAGGGGTGGAGCTCGAGGTGCGGCAGCTCGATGTCACCGACGAGGCGTCCGTCGCCGCCGCGGTCGACGGGGTGATCGCCGAGCACGGCCGTCTCGACGCCGTGATCAACAACGCCGGGGCCGGACACCTCGGCACCCTGGAGAACGAGTCCGTCGCCGAGGTGCGCACGGTGATGGAGGTCAACTTCTTCGGCGTGCTTCATGTCTCGAAGGCGGCGCTGCCTCATCTGCGCGCCTCCGGCGGCCGTCTGATCACCGTCACCAGCGTCGGCGGGGTCGTCGGCCAGCCCTTCAACGAGGCCTACTGCGCTGCCAAGTTCGCCGTCGAGGGCTACATGGAGAGCCTGGCGCCGGTGGCGGCGAAGGCCGGGGTGACGGTCTCCGTCGTGGAGCCCGGCGCGGTGGCGACCGAATTCGTCAACAACATCGGGGTCGACCCGGCGGGTGAGGTCGCCGCCGCGGGTCCCTACGCGGACGCGCTGCAGGCCTACCTGGACCGTGCCGTTGCGCAGTTCGCCGGCAGCGCGCAGACCCCGGCCGAGGCTGCCGAGGCCGTGCTGGAGGCGCTCACCGCGGACCGTCCCGCGTTCCGAATCCAGACGTCGGACTGGGCGCGCGGCTTCACCGGCACCAAGCTCGCCGACCTGGACGGCTCGGCGGTACTCGGCCTCACCGGCGGCTGGGTGGGCTGA
- a CDS encoding Lrp/AsnC family transcriptional regulator has translation MSVDALDAKILRLLLEQPRTSVREYARLLGVARGTVQARLDRLERDGVITAYSPRLSPAALGHPVLAFVHIEVTQGHLEEVADALAEVPQIIEAFSTTGGGDLLTRVVARDAEHLEDVIQRLISLPGVVRTRTEVALRERVPHRMLPLVEAVGAAGSR, from the coding sequence ATGTCCGTGGATGCCCTCGACGCCAAGATCCTCCGGCTGCTGCTCGAGCAGCCGCGCACCAGTGTGCGGGAGTACGCCCGTCTCCTCGGGGTCGCCCGGGGCACCGTGCAGGCGCGCCTCGACCGTCTCGAACGGGACGGGGTGATCACCGCATACAGTCCCCGGCTGTCCCCCGCCGCACTCGGTCACCCCGTTCTCGCCTTCGTCCACATCGAGGTCACCCAGGGTCATCTGGAGGAGGTGGCCGACGCGCTGGCGGAGGTCCCGCAGATCATCGAGGCGTTCTCGACGACCGGCGGCGGAGATCTGCTCACCCGGGTGGTGGCACGGGACGCGGAGCATCTGGAGGATGTGATCCAGCGGCTGATCAGCCTGCCGGGCGTGGTCCGCACCCGTACGGAGGTGGCGCTGCGCGAGCGGGTGCCGCATCGCATGCTGCCGTTGGTCGAGGCGGTGGGCGCCGCCGGATCGCGTTGA
- a CDS encoding FUSC family protein, translating to MLKRMFVAPDPGRLRLRSAARSVLGIGLAVTVCGLAGHSLVAAITGGLAALLALFTVTDATVRAQMVTTGLLPAVGFPVLAVAAVLHDHPVGRGVVFAAVVGVGVYARRWGPRGHALGVFAFMTFFAAQFLHTVPGQLPELYAAVALALAASSLVRFGVWCYERRLPPAVLPVPPAGRGLARATTRQAIQATAGSAFALLVGQLLSEQRWYWAVGATWWIFVNTTSRGETLVRGFRRTLGTVIGIVLGLLVAVPLHGAVVPTAVLVAVSVFGIFYTAAVSYTWMMLAVTLMATLLYGLLGVLDPGLLTLRLAETGVGALGAALAVVFVLPVTTHATTDAWIERALRCVHHCTAEAAARLAGSPTADPAPHVAELGPLLGRVRLSLSPLVHPLSPLRARKARARQVLALLDDCAREVRGLASIAADPEASHDARLTAACQRVEAAVEALTTPRGARDTGAAAVVVAHPPAAEPALAHLHGLERALAELSAPLRSSPRAPLVDA from the coding sequence GTGCTGAAGAGGATGTTCGTGGCTCCGGATCCGGGGCGGTTGCGGCTGCGCAGCGCCGCCCGGTCCGTCCTCGGCATCGGCCTGGCGGTCACCGTGTGCGGTCTCGCCGGGCACTCGCTCGTCGCGGCCATCACCGGCGGGCTCGCCGCGCTGCTCGCCCTCTTCACGGTCACCGATGCGACGGTCCGGGCACAGATGGTCACCACCGGCCTGCTGCCCGCGGTCGGTTTCCCGGTGCTCGCCGTCGCGGCGGTGCTCCACGACCATCCGGTGGGACGGGGCGTGGTCTTCGCCGCTGTGGTGGGTGTGGGTGTCTACGCCCGTCGCTGGGGACCGCGCGGCCACGCGCTGGGGGTGTTCGCGTTCATGACCTTCTTCGCGGCGCAGTTCCTGCACACGGTGCCGGGCCAACTGCCCGAGCTGTATGCCGCGGTCGCCCTCGCCCTGGCCGCCTCCTCGCTCGTCCGCTTCGGAGTGTGGTGTTACGAGCGCAGGCTGCCCCCGGCCGTCCTGCCCGTCCCGCCGGCCGGCCGGGGGCTCGCCAGGGCGACCACCCGCCAGGCGATCCAGGCCACCGCCGGCAGCGCGTTCGCCCTCCTGGTGGGCCAGCTGCTCTCCGAGCAGCGCTGGTACTGGGCCGTGGGCGCCACCTGGTGGATCTTCGTGAACACCACCTCGCGCGGCGAGACGCTGGTGCGCGGCTTCCGCCGGACCCTCGGCACGGTGATCGGCATCGTCCTCGGTCTCCTCGTCGCCGTCCCGCTGCACGGCGCCGTCGTCCCCACGGCGGTCCTGGTCGCGGTGAGCGTGTTCGGGATCTTCTACACCGCCGCCGTCTCGTATACGTGGATGATGCTCGCGGTGACCTTGATGGCCACGTTGCTGTACGGGCTGCTGGGGGTGCTGGACCCCGGTCTGCTCACGCTGCGTCTCGCGGAGACAGGTGTGGGGGCGCTCGGCGCGGCGCTGGCGGTGGTCTTCGTGCTGCCCGTCACCACCCATGCCACCACCGACGCCTGGATCGAGCGCGCCCTGCGCTGTGTGCACCACTGCACCGCTGAGGCCGCCGCCCGCCTCGCGGGCTCCCCGACCGCCGACCCCGCTCCGCACGTCGCCGAGCTGGGGCCGTTGCTGGGCCGGGTGCGACTCTCGCTCTCCCCTCTGGTACACCCCCTGAGCCCGCTGCGTGCCCGCAAGGCGCGGGCCCGTCAGGTCCTGGCACTGCTCGACGACTGCGCCCGTGAGGTGCGCGGACTGGCCTCCATCGCCGCCGACCCGGAGGCCTCCCACGATGCCCGGCTCACCGCCGCGTGCCAGCGCGTGGAGGCCGCCGTCGAGGCGCTGACCACACCGCGCGGGGCACGCGATACGGGAGCCGCCGCCGTCGTGGTGGCGCACCCGCCCGCCGCGGAACCCGCGCTGGCGCATCTCCACGGCCTGGAGCGGGCGCTGGCCGAACTCTCCGCGCCGCTTCGCAGCTCTCCGCGCGCCCCGCTGGTGGACGCCTGA
- a CDS encoding lactonase family protein: MTKGGPAVASDHGRRAYIGSFTAAGGLGITTAAVRPGTGELTPLHSTDALPNPSYLAASPDGRFLYAVSETPAGTAAAFALTPQGPELLAPAVPVDGAGPTHLTLADGHLVTANYSSGSVSTLPVRADGTLAGPATVLAHQGSGPQSDRQEGPHAHAVLPDPSGRWLLSVDLGTDSVRSCVLAPADGTLSVHAETRLRPGSGPRHLAFHPRGDRAYVLNELDPTVTVCRWDAGTGALTPLGETRLLPDGADEAGTFPSELVVSLDGRFAWAANRGHDSLAVLSLDGGTATLVTTVPCGGHWPRDLALHPDGRHLYAANERSGDVTWFTVDPATGLPVRGGSVEAPAASCVVFA, translated from the coding sequence GTGACGAAGGGCGGACCAGCGGTGGCGAGCGACCACGGGCGACGCGCGTACATCGGATCGTTCACCGCGGCCGGCGGCCTCGGCATCACCACCGCGGCCGTCCGCCCAGGGACCGGCGAACTCACCCCCCTGCACTCCACCGACGCCCTCCCCAACCCCTCCTACCTGGCCGCGAGCCCCGACGGCAGGTTCCTCTACGCGGTCAGCGAGACGCCGGCCGGCACCGCAGCCGCCTTCGCCCTCACCCCTCAGGGGCCCGAGTTGCTGGCACCCGCCGTCCCGGTGGACGGCGCCGGCCCCACCCACCTCACCCTGGCCGACGGCCACCTCGTCACCGCCAACTACAGCTCCGGCAGCGTCAGTACGCTCCCCGTACGGGCCGACGGCACGCTCGCCGGCCCCGCCACCGTGCTCGCCCACCAGGGGAGCGGCCCCCAGAGCGACCGCCAGGAGGGCCCGCACGCCCACGCCGTCCTGCCCGACCCCAGCGGCCGCTGGCTGCTCAGCGTCGACCTGGGCACCGACTCGGTCCGCAGCTGCGTCCTGGCCCCGGCCGACGGCACCCTGTCCGTCCACGCCGAAACCCGGCTGCGGCCCGGCAGCGGCCCGCGTCACCTCGCCTTCCACCCGCGCGGCGACCGCGCCTATGTCCTCAACGAACTCGACCCGACGGTCACGGTCTGCCGATGGGACGCCGGCACCGGTGCCCTGACGCCGCTGGGGGAGACCCGCCTCCTCCCGGACGGGGCCGACGAGGCCGGCACCTTCCCCTCCGAACTGGTCGTCTCCCTTGACGGCCGGTTCGCCTGGGCCGCCAACCGGGGCCACGACAGCCTCGCCGTCCTCTCCCTCGACGGCGGCACCGCCACCCTCGTCACCACCGTCCCCTGCGGCGGCCACTGGCCCCGGGACCTGGCGCTGCACCCCGACGGCCGGCACCTGTACGCCGCCAACGAACGCTCCGGTGACGTCACCTGGTTCACCGTCGACCCGGCGACCGGCCTTCCGGTCCGGGGCGGATCCGTCGAGGCGCCGGCCGCCTCCTGCGTGGTCTTCGCCTGA
- a CDS encoding nuclear transport factor 2 family protein: protein MSHVDLVRAAFGAYLAQDRAAMDRLLAEDFVFTSPQDDHIGKAAFLDLCFPTADRLRAQEILDAVALDGEQVFVRYEYELKTGERHRNVEVMTVRDGRLAETQVYFGGRFPQG from the coding sequence ATGTCGCACGTCGACCTCGTCCGCGCCGCCTTCGGGGCCTACCTCGCCCAGGACCGTGCCGCCATGGACCGGTTGCTCGCCGAGGATTTCGTCTTCACCAGCCCGCAGGACGACCACATCGGCAAGGCCGCATTCCTCGACCTCTGCTTCCCCACGGCGGACCGGCTGCGCGCGCAGGAGATTCTCGACGCCGTGGCCCTCGACGGCGAGCAGGTCTTCGTCCGGTACGAGTACGAGCTGAAGACGGGCGAGCGGCACCGCAACGTCGAGGTGATGACGGTGCGGGACGGCCGGCTCGCCGAGACCCAGGTGTACTTCGGCGGGCGCTTTCCGCAGGGGTGA
- a CDS encoding sirohydrochlorin chelatase produces MSSPTGPAPGSPDFDAAPPSPGAAPGLPVRMPRRQSGRHRKPEPLAAPEGAPALVLAVPGTPSAASRSLAEEVSSIARSELPGLDARIGYVDGGDDEFPSLEAVLAQAANEHKAREDADGRPDPGPAAVVVPLLAGPDSALLRRIRQAMMNSGSGAELTDVLGPHPLLAEALHVRLSEAGLARADRARLFTVATAADGIILATVGGEEAVQAAGITGMLLSARLAVPVLAAALDEEGAISRTAEQLRESGSQQLALAPYLIGPEITDGLLGAAAAEAGCASAEVLGAYGTVGRLALSNYAAAVGINLPTQAQGAPVR; encoded by the coding sequence ATGAGTTCCCCCACTGGGCCCGCACCTGGCTCGCCCGATTTTGACGCCGCACCCCCGAGCCCGGGAGCCGCACCCGGCCTGCCTGTACGAATGCCGCGACGCCAGTCCGGCCGCCACCGCAAGCCGGAACCGCTGGCCGCACCCGAGGGCGCGCCCGCGCTGGTGCTGGCCGTGCCCGGCACCCCCTCCGCCGCCTCGCGCAGCCTGGCGGAAGAGGTCTCCAGCATCGCTCGCTCCGAGCTGCCGGGCCTCGACGCCCGGATCGGCTATGTCGACGGCGGCGACGACGAGTTCCCGTCCCTGGAAGCCGTGCTGGCGCAGGCCGCCAACGAGCACAAGGCCCGGGAGGACGCCGACGGCCGCCCCGACCCCGGCCCCGCCGCCGTGGTGGTGCCGCTGCTGGCCGGACCGGACAGCGCCCTGCTGCGCCGGATACGCCAGGCCATGATGAACAGCGGCTCCGGCGCCGAGCTGACCGATGTCCTCGGCCCGCACCCGCTGCTGGCCGAGGCTCTGCACGTCCGGCTCTCCGAGGCCGGTCTGGCCCGTGCGGACCGTGCCCGGCTGTTCACCGTCGCCACGGCGGCGGACGGCATCATCCTCGCCACCGTCGGCGGCGAGGAGGCCGTGCAGGCCGCCGGGATCACCGGGATGCTGCTCTCCGCCCGCCTCGCGGTACCGGTGCTGGCCGCCGCCCTCGACGAGGAAGGCGCCATCTCCCGTACGGCCGAGCAGCTGCGCGAGTCCGGTTCGCAGCAGCTGGCACTGGCCCCGTACCTGATCGGCCCGGAGATCACCGACGGCCTTCTGGGGGCGGCCGCGGCGGAGGCGGGCTGCGCATCGGCCGAGGTGCTGGGCGCCTACGGCACGGTCGGCCGCCTGGCGCTGTCGAACTACGCGGCGGCGGTGGGCATCAACCTGCCGACGCAGGCGCAGGGGGCACCGGTTCGCTAG
- a CDS encoding N-acetylglucosamine kinase — MGEPAGRTPDAPGPGPSPWVLGIDSGGSGLRVAVARADDPVARPPASRACHEPVRTGPAGIDAEHLLSRLLPVAEELRREVSAHGFAAVCVGTAGMASLGEDLRARLPGALATAFGVRHLALAADAVTAYAGALGQRPGAVVAAGTGMIALGTDLTAEGGWRRADGWGHLLGDCGGGAWIGRAGLEAAMRAYDGRPAGSAALLARAEAVFGPVSGLPGALYPRPDRPAVLASFAPEVARCAAEDNAVARGIMHAAAGHIADAAAAVCPPGAGTAVGCTGGLFGLGEPLLAPLRGALAERLPHARPTAAAGSPLDGALAIAAALAGDRLTLPVEGRLLQITRPAPG; from the coding sequence TTGGGTGAGCCCGCGGGACGCACCCCGGACGCCCCCGGGCCCGGCCCTTCTCCCTGGGTGCTCGGGATCGACTCGGGCGGGTCCGGGCTGCGGGTGGCCGTCGCCCGCGCCGACGACCCCGTGGCCCGGCCGCCGGCCTCCCGCGCCTGCCACGAGCCGGTGCGCACCGGCCCCGCCGGGATCGATGCGGAGCATCTGCTGTCCCGACTCCTGCCCGTCGCGGAGGAGTTGAGGCGTGAAGTGAGTGCGCACGGGTTTGCCGCGGTGTGCGTGGGAACGGCCGGTATGGCGAGTCTGGGCGAGGATCTGCGGGCCCGGCTGCCGGGCGCGCTGGCCACCGCGTTCGGGGTGCGCCACCTCGCCCTCGCCGCGGACGCCGTGACCGCGTACGCCGGTGCACTGGGCCAGCGGCCCGGTGCCGTCGTCGCCGCGGGCACCGGCATGATCGCCCTCGGCACGGATCTGACCGCGGAGGGCGGCTGGCGCAGGGCGGACGGCTGGGGTCATCTGCTGGGCGACTGCGGCGGCGGCGCATGGATCGGCCGCGCCGGGCTGGAGGCCGCGATGCGGGCGTACGACGGGCGGCCGGCCGGCTCGGCCGCCCTCCTGGCACGCGCGGAAGCGGTGTTCGGGCCGGTCTCCGGGCTGCCCGGCGCGCTCTACCCGCGCCCCGACCGGCCCGCCGTCCTGGCCTCGTTCGCCCCGGAAGTGGCCCGCTGCGCCGCCGAGGACAACGCCGTGGCCCGCGGCATCATGCATGCCGCGGCGGGCCATATCGCCGATGCCGCCGCCGCGGTCTGCCCGCCGGGGGCCGGGACCGCGGTGGGCTGCACCGGCGGACTCTTCGGCCTGGGCGAACCGCTGCTGGCTCCGCTGCGCGGGGCACTGGCCGAGCGGCTGCCCCACGCACGTCCGACAGCCGCCGCGGGCAGCCCGCTCGACGGGGCGCTGGCCATCGCCGCGGCACTGGCCGGTGACCGTCTGACACTGCCCGTCGAGGGGCGGTTGTTGCAGATCACACGGCCTGCGCCGGGGTAG
- a CDS encoding phospholipid scramblase-related protein codes for MTNANIPAGWYADPQGTPHQLRWWDGSQWTEHTHPGQQSAAPGQGQAPQPVSAQAAPQQAPQQQAPQQQMPQQSAPQQAPGQAPYPGQQHGGAPYGQQGYGYPQQAPGQPMQQPMQQPMQQPYGQQPMPGAHPGAGQQQVQQQAGVAPGGPGGGSLFTEPVLVVSQKAKLIEVSNEYSVFDQHGNTIGAVVQVGQSTAKKVLRVVSSLDQYMTHKLEIRDAYGQPQLILTRPAKIIKSKVIVQRPDGSPVGEIVQQNAIGKINFAMMVNGQQIGAIKAENWRAWNFAIVDHADTEVARITKTWEGLAKTMFTTADNYVLQIHHQLPDPLLSLVVATALTVDTALKQDARGFG; via the coding sequence ATGACGAATGCGAACATCCCTGCGGGCTGGTACGCCGATCCGCAGGGCACCCCCCACCAACTTCGCTGGTGGGACGGGTCCCAGTGGACCGAGCACACCCACCCGGGACAACAGTCCGCGGCGCCCGGCCAAGGCCAGGCACCGCAGCCGGTCTCCGCGCAGGCCGCACCGCAACAGGCTCCCCAGCAGCAGGCTCCGCAGCAGCAGATGCCGCAGCAGTCCGCGCCACAGCAGGCGCCGGGCCAGGCTCCGTATCCGGGTCAGCAGCACGGCGGCGCGCCGTACGGTCAGCAGGGTTACGGCTACCCCCAGCAGGCGCCCGGCCAGCCGATGCAGCAGCCGATGCAGCAGCCGATGCAGCAGCCGTACGGACAGCAGCCGATGCCGGGTGCGCATCCGGGCGCCGGGCAGCAGCAGGTGCAACAGCAGGCCGGGGTGGCACCGGGCGGGCCGGGCGGCGGCAGCCTGTTCACCGAGCCGGTGCTGGTGGTCAGCCAGAAGGCCAAGCTGATCGAGGTCAGCAACGAGTACAGCGTCTTCGACCAGCACGGCAACACGATCGGTGCGGTCGTCCAGGTCGGCCAGAGCACGGCGAAGAAGGTGCTCCGCGTCGTCTCCAGTCTCGATCAGTACATGACCCACAAGCTGGAGATCCGGGATGCCTACGGCCAGCCGCAGCTGATCCTGACCCGCCCCGCGAAGATCATCAAGTCCAAGGTGATCGTGCAGCGTCCGGACGGCTCGCCGGTCGGCGAGATCGTGCAGCAGAACGCCATCGGGAAGATCAACTTCGCGATGATGGTCAACGGCCAGCAGATCGGCGCCATCAAGGCGGAGAACTGGCGCGCCTGGAACTTCGCCATCGTGGACCACGCCGACACCGAGGTCGCCCGGATCACCAAGACCTGGGAAGGCCTCGCCAAGACGATGTTCACGACGGCGGACAACTACGTCCTGCAGATCCACCACCAGCTGCCCGACCCGCTGCTGAGCCTGGTCGTCGCCACGGCCCTGACCGTCGACACCGCCCTCAAGCAGGACGCCCGCGGCTTTGGGTGA
- a CDS encoding uracil-DNA glycosylase encodes MAARPLQDIVEPGWAKALEPVAGRIAAMGDFLRAEIAAGRSYLPAGNNVLRAFQQPFDEVRVLIVGQDPYPTPGHAVGLSFSVAPDVRPLPGSLENIFRELHSDLGLPRPSNGDLTPWTQQGVLLLNRALTTAPRKPAAHRGKGWEEVTEQAIRALVARGRPLVSVLWGRDARNLRPLLGDLPAVESAHPSPMSADRGFFGSRPFSRANDLLVRQGAQPVDWRLP; translated from the coding sequence GTGGCTGCACGACCTCTCCAAGACATTGTCGAACCCGGCTGGGCCAAGGCACTTGAGCCCGTTGCCGGGCGGATCGCCGCGATGGGCGACTTCCTGCGGGCCGAGATCGCCGCGGGACGTAGCTATCTGCCGGCAGGCAACAATGTGCTGCGCGCTTTCCAACAGCCCTTCGACGAGGTGCGGGTGCTCATCGTCGGACAGGACCCCTACCCCACGCCGGGGCATGCGGTCGGGCTCAGTTTCTCCGTGGCGCCGGATGTGCGTCCGCTGCCCGGCAGCCTGGAGAACATCTTCCGCGAGCTGCACTCCGACCTCGGGCTGCCCCGCCCGTCGAACGGCGATCTGACCCCGTGGACGCAGCAGGGCGTGCTGCTGCTGAACAGAGCCCTGACGACGGCGCCCCGTAAGCCCGCCGCGCACCGCGGCAAGGGCTGGGAGGAAGTGACCGAGCAGGCCATCCGGGCACTGGTCGCGCGCGGGCGCCCGCTGGTGTCGGTGCTGTGGGGGCGCGATGCGCGCAACCTGCGGCCGCTGCTCGGGGATCTGCCGGCCGTCGAGTCCGCGCACCCCTCCCCCATGTCCGCCGACCGCGGCTTCTTCGGCTCGCGGCCCTTCAGCCGGGCCAATGACCTCCTGGTGCGGCAGGGCGCACAGCCCGTCGACTGGAGGCTGCCCTGA